Within the Streptomyces sp. NBC_00554 genome, the region GTGGTGGCGCCGGTGACGACGGTGGACCTGGACACTCCGAACGGGGCGTCCATCGAGGTCGAGCAGCGCGCAGGTCATGAAGTGACGGAGATCACAGCACCTCAGGTGCAGGTGGCGGGAGTGGAAGCGGGAGGCGGGATACCGGTGGCACCCCTGGGGACCCAGGCGTACAACCCGGCATTCGATGTGACGCCGCCCGAGTTGGTGACGGCGATCGTGACCGAAGAGGGCGCTGTGTCGCCCGTGACAGCTGAGGCGCTTGCCGAGCTGTGTGACAGGTCACGCCAGGTAACGATTTAGTTAATGGGATGATGTCGTTTATGAAGGGACGAGTCCTTGTCGTCGATGACGACACCGCACTGGCCGAGATGCTCGGCATTGTGTTGCGTGGTGAAGGTTTTGAGCCGTCTTTCGTAGCCGACGGCGACAAGGCGCTGGCCGCTTTCCGTGAGAGCAAGCCCGATCTGGTGCTCCTGGACCTGATGCTTCCCGGCCGGGACGGTATCGAGGTGTGCCGCCTGATCAGGGCGGAGTCCGGGGTGCCGATCGTGATGCTCACGGCGAAGAGCGACACCGTCGATGTCGTGGTGGGCCTCGAGTCCGGCGCCGACGACTACATCGTGAAGCCGTTCAAGCCAAAGGAGCTGGTTGCGCGGATCAGGGCGCGGCTGCGCCGTTCCGAGGAACCGGCGCCGGAGCAGCTGGCCATAGGCGATCTTGTCATCGACGTGGCCGGTCACTCTGTGAAGCGGGACGGGCTGTCGATCGCGCTGACGCCGCTGGAGTTCGATCTCCTGGTGGCGCTGGCCCGCAAGCCGTGGCAGGTGTTCACGCGGGAGGTGCTCCTCGAGCAGGTGTGGGGCTACCGGCACGCGGCGGACACCCGCCTGGTCAACGTCCATGTCCAGCGGCTGCGCTCCAAGGTCGAGAAGGACCCGGAGCGGCCGGAGATCGTGGTGACCGTCCGTGGCGTCGGTTACAAGGCCGGACCGAGCTGACATGTCCCGGGACAGTGCCGCTTCGGCGCCCGGTGAGCCGGGGGTCCGGTCGGGGCGGCCTGTCGGCCGGAAAGTGACGGGCTCCCGCTGGGCCCAGTTCGTCGAGGGCGGGCTGCTTCAGGGCGGAGTCCAGGGCAGCCCGGTCCTTCGGCTGTTCATGCGCTGGGTGCGCCGTCCGCTGCTGCCCGTGATGCGGCTGTGGCGGCGCAACATCCAGCTCAAGATCGTCGTCACCACGCTGCTGATGTCGCTCGGCGTGGTGCTGCTGCTCGGCTTCGTCGTCATCGGGCAGGTGCGCAACGGACTGCTGGACGCCAAGGTGAAGGCGTCGCAGAGCCAGGCCACCGGCGGATTCTCGGTGGCCGCGCAGAACGCGGACTCGGCGGCCACGGCGAACGGCGCCGACACCTCGAGCCCGGACGGCCGCCCCTCCAAGAACGTCAGCCAGTGGATGAGCGACCTCGTGGTGTCCCTCTCCAGCGGCGGCCAGGGCGCCTTCGACGTCGTGACGCTCAGCTCCACCGCGGCCGGTGACGGCGGCGCCGGGCTGGGGCCGCGCTCCTCCGGCAACGTCGATCCGACGCTGAGCGTGCCGGAGAACCTGCGCGCCCGTGTCGACAGCAACACGGCGGCGGCCCAGAGCTACACGCGGGTCGTCTACAAGGACGCCAAGGACTCGCAGCCGGCGCTGGTCATCGGCAAGCAGGTCACCGACCCCAACGGCGACCGGTACCAGCTCTACTACCTCTTCCCGCTGACGCAGGAGGAGAAGTCGCTGAGCCTGGTCAAGGGGACACTCGCGACGGCGGGGCTGTTCGTCGTGGTGCTCCTCGGGGCCATCGCCTGGCTCGTGGTGCGCCAGGTCGTCACGCCGGTACGGATGGCCGCGGGCATCGCCGAGCGGTTGTCCGCCGGGCGTCTCCAGGAACGTATGAAGGTCACCGGCGAGGACGACATCGCGCGGCTCGGCGAGGCCTTCAACAAGATGGCGCAGAACCTGCAGCTGAAGATCCAGCAGCTGGAGGACCTGTCGCGGATGCAGCGGCGGTTCGTGTCCGACGTCTCGCACGAGCTGCGTACGCCGCTGACGACGGTGCGGATGGCGGCCGACGTCATCCACGACGCGCGCGTGGACTTCGATCCGATGACCGCCAGGTCGGCCGAGCTGCTCGCCGACCAGCTCGACCGGTTCGAGGGGCTGCTCGCGGACCTGCTGGAGATCAGCCGCTTCGACGCGGGTGCGGCGGCGCTGGAGGCCGAGCCGATAGACCTTCGTGAGGTCGTACGGCGGGTCGTCAGCGGGGCCGATCCGCTCGCCGAGCGCAAGGGCACGCAGATACGGGTCGTCGGCGACCAGCAACCGGTGATCGCCGAGGCGGATGCCCGGCGGGTGGAGCGGGTGCTGCGCAATCTCGTCGTCAACGCCGTGGAGCACGGCGAGGGCAGGGACGTCGTGGTCAAGCTGGCCGCGGCGGGCGGCGCGGTCGCGGTCGCGGTGCGCGACTACGGGGTGGGACTCAAGCCCGGTGAGGCGACCCGGGTCTTCAGCCGCTTCTGGCGGGCGGACCCGGCACGCGCGCGTACTACGGGCGGAACAGGCCTTGGGCTGTCCATCGCCCTGGAGGACGCGCGTTTGCACGGCGGCTGGCTGCAGGCCTGGGGCGAGCCGGGTGGCGGTTCGCAGTTCCGGCTCACGCTGCCCCGGACGGCGGACGAGCCGCTGCGGGGGTCGCCGATACCGCTGGAGCCCAAGGACTCACGGCGTAATCGTGGACTTAATGAGGCCGGTTTGCCGCTCGGAGGCAGTGGCAAGCTCGCGACGG harbors:
- the mtrA gene encoding two-component system response regulator MtrA, with translation MMSFMKGRVLVVDDDTALAEMLGIVLRGEGFEPSFVADGDKALAAFRESKPDLVLLDLMLPGRDGIEVCRLIRAESGVPIVMLTAKSDTVDVVVGLESGADDYIVKPFKPKELVARIRARLRRSEEPAPEQLAIGDLVIDVAGHSVKRDGLSIALTPLEFDLLVALARKPWQVFTREVLLEQVWGYRHAADTRLVNVHVQRLRSKVEKDPERPEIVVTVRGVGYKAGPS
- the mtrB gene encoding MtrAB system histidine kinase MtrB, which produces MSRDSAASAPGEPGVRSGRPVGRKVTGSRWAQFVEGGLLQGGVQGSPVLRLFMRWVRRPLLPVMRLWRRNIQLKIVVTTLLMSLGVVLLLGFVVIGQVRNGLLDAKVKASQSQATGGFSVAAQNADSAATANGADTSSPDGRPSKNVSQWMSDLVVSLSSGGQGAFDVVTLSSTAAGDGGAGLGPRSSGNVDPTLSVPENLRARVDSNTAAAQSYTRVVYKDAKDSQPALVIGKQVTDPNGDRYQLYYLFPLTQEEKSLSLVKGTLATAGLFVVVLLGAIAWLVVRQVVTPVRMAAGIAERLSAGRLQERMKVTGEDDIARLGEAFNKMAQNLQLKIQQLEDLSRMQRRFVSDVSHELRTPLTTVRMAADVIHDARVDFDPMTARSAELLADQLDRFEGLLADLLEISRFDAGAAALEAEPIDLREVVRRVVSGADPLAERKGTQIRVVGDQQPVIAEADARRVERVLRNLVVNAVEHGEGRDVVVKLAAAGGAVAVAVRDYGVGLKPGEATRVFSRFWRADPARARTTGGTGLGLSIALEDARLHGGWLQAWGEPGGGSQFRLTLPRTADEPLRGSPIPLEPKDSRRNRGLNEAGLPLGGSGKLATVPVQQPTGGSAPQRTPVVPRMTGASPTADPTALPGNGARVVPRPTGAVRRPDDAPAAGGERAAQERERAGGEPEGLGQGEAFRGR